The following coding sequences lie in one Acidimicrobiia bacterium genomic window:
- a CDS encoding TauD/TfdA family dioxygenase, which produces MTIQTTAGPSAYRTISVAPIAGALGAEIGGVDLAADLADETVAEIRRAWLEHLVVFFRDQVLGPEELLAFARRIGEPVEYPFVKGIDGYPEIIAVTKLPHETVNFGGIWHSDTVYLERPPMATLLVAREVPPYGGDTLFANMYAAYEALSPGLRRVLDSLRAVNSSALADVSKTREDRIGDSGFDEEKEFVAEHPVVRTHPETGRKALYVNVAHTARFTDMTEEESRPLLRYLFEHSVRPEHTCRFHWDVGSLALWDNRCAMHNPVNDYDGFTRRMHRVTLAGDVPR; this is translated from the coding sequence ATGACGATCCAGACGACGGCCGGGCCGAGCGCGTACCGCACCATCTCGGTGGCACCGATCGCGGGCGCGCTGGGAGCCGAGATCGGCGGTGTCGACCTCGCGGCCGACCTCGCGGACGAGACGGTCGCCGAGATCCGGCGGGCCTGGCTGGAGCATCTCGTCGTCTTCTTCCGTGACCAGGTCCTCGGACCGGAGGAGCTCCTCGCGTTCGCCCGCCGGATCGGCGAGCCGGTCGAGTACCCGTTCGTGAAGGGGATCGACGGCTACCCGGAGATCATCGCGGTCACGAAGCTCCCGCACGAGACGGTGAACTTCGGCGGCATCTGGCACAGCGACACCGTGTACCTCGAGCGGCCGCCGATGGCGACGCTGCTCGTCGCCCGGGAGGTCCCTCCGTACGGTGGCGACACACTCTTCGCCAACATGTACGCGGCGTACGAGGCGCTGTCGCCGGGCCTCCGCCGCGTGCTCGACAGCCTGCGCGCCGTGAACAGCTCCGCGCTCGCCGACGTGTCGAAGACCCGCGAGGACCGCATCGGCGACAGCGGGTTCGACGAGGAGAAGGAGTTCGTCGCCGAGCACCCCGTGGTGCGGACCCACCCGGAGACGGGTCGGAAGGCGCTGTACGTGAACGTCGCGCACACGGCCCGCTTCACCGACATGACCGAGGAGGAGAGCCGCCCGCTGCTCCGCTACCTCTTCGAGCACTCCGTGCGGCCCGAGCACACCTGCCGGTTCCACTGGGATGTGGGATCGCTCGCGCTGTGGGACAACCGGTGCGCGATGCACAACCCGGTGAACGACTACGACGGCTTCACCCGCCGGATGCACCGCGTCACGCTGGCCGGCGACGTCCCCCGCTGA
- a CDS encoding ferredoxin--NADP reductase — MVLTAYAAPAPGDTPMPPDHDYHALRVVDVVDETADTRSFVLDIPPELAETFAYAAGQFCTFRATIDGEAVVRSYSMSSSPDTDDRFVTTVKRVPGGRMSNWMNDTLSPGDEIDVMRPTGLFVLRATDAPIVAFAGGSGITPVISIVKSALATTTRSIRLVYANRDADSVIFARELERLRATSDGRLEVHHHHDAERGFLDAPACAAFAGELAHADFYICGPAAYMDVVQAGLATLGVDDHQVFVERFVAPDELATAADQATTTATESVVIKLNGKRTTVAYHAGDTILETARRGGLTPPFSCEQGNCATCMAHLDEGSVRMRVNNALTPEEVADGWVLTCQSLPQSTEAVVDYDA; from the coding sequence ATGGTTCTCACCGCGTACGCCGCACCCGCGCCCGGGGACACGCCGATGCCGCCCGACCACGACTACCACGCGCTGCGCGTCGTCGACGTCGTCGACGAGACGGCCGACACGCGGTCGTTCGTGCTCGACATCCCGCCCGAGCTCGCGGAGACGTTCGCGTACGCGGCCGGGCAGTTCTGCACCTTCCGGGCGACGATCGACGGCGAGGCGGTCGTGCGCAGCTACTCGATGTCGAGCTCGCCCGACACCGACGACCGCTTCGTCACGACGGTGAAGCGCGTCCCCGGCGGCCGGATGTCGAACTGGATGAACGACACGCTGTCGCCGGGCGACGAGATCGACGTCATGCGCCCGACCGGCCTGTTCGTGCTGCGCGCGACGGACGCGCCGATCGTCGCGTTCGCGGGCGGCAGCGGGATCACGCCCGTCATCTCGATCGTGAAGAGCGCCCTCGCGACGACCACGCGCTCGATCCGGCTCGTGTACGCCAACCGCGACGCGGACTCCGTGATCTTCGCCCGCGAGCTCGAGCGGTTGCGCGCGACGTCGGACGGCCGGCTCGAGGTCCACCACCACCACGACGCCGAGCGCGGGTTCCTCGACGCGCCGGCGTGCGCGGCGTTCGCCGGCGAGCTCGCGCACGCGGACTTCTACATCTGCGGTCCGGCCGCGTACATGGACGTCGTGCAGGCCGGCCTGGCGACGCTCGGCGTCGACGACCACCAGGTGTTCGTCGAGCGGTTCGTCGCGCCGGACGAGCTCGCGACCGCCGCCGACCAGGCGACGACGACCGCCACCGAGTCGGTGGTGATCAAGCTGAACGGGAAGCGCACGACGGTCGCCTACCACGCGGGCGACACGATCCTGGAGACCGCGCGTCGTGGCGGTCTCACCCCGCCGTTCTCGTGCGAGCAGGGCAACTGCGCGACGTGCATGGCCCACCTCGACGAGGGGTCTGTGCGCATGCGTGTGAACAACGCGCTCACGCCGGAGGAGGTCGCGGACGGCTG